Below is a window of Prosthecochloris sp. GSB1 DNA.
GGAAAACGGGGGTTCCCCAGGCAGACGAAAAAGGCAAGCCTGTGCTGGACGAGAACGGCAAGCAGGTCACCGGTAGCGAGCATTCGGTACGCCAGGTCGTTCACCGCCTGGTCGGCTGCTGGAAGGAGTGGGGAGAGAAGCACAAGTATTTCGACACTCCGGAAGACGCTCAGGCGTTCTACGACGAAGTCGCCTTCATGCTGCTCGCCCAGATGGGCGCGCCGAACTCGCCGCAGTGGTTCAATACCGGCCTGCATTACGCTTACGGCATCGACGGACCGGCGCAGGGGCATTTCTACATCGATCCTGAAACCGGCGAGGCGAAGGAATCCAGGGACGCGTATTCGCGGCCACAGGCCCACGCCTGTTTCATCCAGTCCGTCAAGGACGACCTGGTCAACGAGGGCGGTATTTTCGATCTCGCCGTGCGCGAGGCCAGGGTGTTCAAGTTCGGCAGCGGTTCCGGCACGAACTATTCCAATCTCCGCTCGTCCGGGGAGAAGCTCAGCGGAGGCGGGAGCTCTTCCGGCCTGATGAGCTTCCTCAAAATTTTCGATTCGGCCGCCGGCGCCATCAAGTCCGGGGGCACGACTCGCAGAGCGGCGAAAATGGTGATCATCGACATCGACCATCCAGATGTCGAGAAGTTCATCGAATGGAAAGCCAGGGAAGAGGACAAGGTCGCCGCGATGGTCTCGGGCTCGAAAGTCTGTTCCCGTTTCCTCAAGGCCATCGTCGAGGAGGCGGCAAAAAACGGAAGCGACCGCAAGACGAACGAAAAGCTCAACAGGCTCATCCAGAACGCGCTTGCCCGCGCCGTGCCCATGAGCTACATCGTCAGGGTGCTCTCCCTCGTTGACCAGGGATACACCTCCCTCGACTTCGACGAATACGACACCCATTACGAATCGGAAGCCTACCAGACGGTCAGCGGCCAGAACTCGAACAATACCGTCAGGGTGACCAACGAATTCATGAAGGCCGTGGAGAACGACGAACTCTGGGAGCTCAGGGAGCGCACGACCGGCCGCCATGCCAGGTCGGTCAAGGCCAGGGACCTCTGGGAGAAGATCGTCATGAGCGCCTGGAAATGCGCCGATCCCGGCCTGCAGTTCGACACCACGATCAACGAATGGCATACCTGCCCGAAGAGCGGCAGGATCAATGCGAGCAACCCCTGTTCGGAGTACATGTTCCTCGACGACACGGCCTGCAACCTCGCCAGCCTCAACCTCGGACACTTTCTGAACGAAAAAGAGGGCATGCTGAAGGTCGACGAGCTGCTGCACGCGTCGCGTCTCTGGACGGTCGTTCTGGAGATTTCGGTGCTGATGGCCCACTTCCCCTCGGTCGAGATCGCCCGCCTGAGCTACGAATTCCGGACCCTCGGGCTCGGGTTCGCCAATCTCGGCACCATTCTCATGGTAATGGGGATTCCCTACGACTCGCCCAAGGCGCTGTCCATCGCTGGAGCCATCTCGGCGCTGATCACCGGCGAGGCCTACAAGACCTCGGCCGAGATCGCGCGCGACCTTGGGCCGTTCGCCCGCTACAAGGAGAACGAGGGAGACATGCTGCGCGTTATCCGCAACCATCGCCGCGCCGCCCATAACCGCTCCGAGGACGAATACGAAGGGCTCATGGTGAAGCCAAGGGGCATCGATTCCGAATACTGCCCGTCCTATCTGTTCGAGGCGGCCGGCAAGGTCTGGGACGAAGCTTTCGAAATGGGCGAGAAATACGGCTTCAGAAACGCCCAGGTGAGCGTCATCGCACCCACCGGAACGATCGGCCTCGTCATGGACTGCGACACGACCGGCATCGAGCCGGAATTCGCCATCGTGAAATTCAAGAAGCTCGCCGGCGGCGGCTACTTCAAGATCGTCAACCAGTCCGTGCACAAGGCGCTGGAGCGTCTCGGATACAACCCGAAGCAGATCGACGAAATCGAGAAATACTGCAAGGGGCGCGGCACCCTCTCCGGCTGTCCGTCGATTAACCGGCAGTGGCTGAAGAACAAGGGATTTACCGACGACAAGATCGCAGCGGTCGAGGCGCAGCTTGAAAACGTCTTCGAC
It encodes the following:
- a CDS encoding vitamin B12-dependent ribonucleotide reductase, with the protein product MKISRRFTRKGRNVYDMFEYTTRSSVLRNPDGSKVFEMNDVEVPKQWSQVAADILAQKYFRKTGVPQADEKGKPVLDENGKQVTGSEHSVRQVVHRLVGCWKEWGEKHKYFDTPEDAQAFYDEVAFMLLAQMGAPNSPQWFNTGLHYAYGIDGPAQGHFYIDPETGEAKESRDAYSRPQAHACFIQSVKDDLVNEGGIFDLAVREARVFKFGSGSGTNYSNLRSSGEKLSGGGSSSGLMSFLKIFDSAAGAIKSGGTTRRAAKMVIIDIDHPDVEKFIEWKAREEDKVAAMVSGSKVCSRFLKAIVEEAAKNGSDRKTNEKLNRLIQNALARAVPMSYIVRVLSLVDQGYTSLDFDEYDTHYESEAYQTVSGQNSNNTVRVTNEFMKAVENDELWELRERTTGRHARSVKARDLWEKIVMSAWKCADPGLQFDTTINEWHTCPKSGRINASNPCSEYMFLDDTACNLASLNLGHFLNEKEGMLKVDELLHASRLWTVVLEISVLMAHFPSVEIARLSYEFRTLGLGFANLGTILMVMGIPYDSPKALSIAGAISALITGEAYKTSAEIARDLGPFARYKENEGDMLRVIRNHRRAAHNRSEDEYEGLMVKPRGIDSEYCPSYLFEAAGKVWDEAFEMGEKYGFRNAQVSVIAPTGTIGLVMDCDTTGIEPEFAIVKFKKLAGGGYFKIVNQSVHKALERLGYNPKQIDEIEKYCKGRGTLSGCPSINRQWLKNKGFTDDKIAAVEAQLENVFDIRFAFNKWILGEEFCESLGFTEAQLNDSNFNMLEELGAKKEDFEAANDYVCGTMTIEGAPHLRLEHLPVFDCAGKCGAKGLRYINHMAHVRMMSAVQPFISGAISKTVNMPSTATTQEIAEVYFSGWQHMVKAITIYRDGSKLSQPLNISSYGDLDEVVMLGIEEDLDETKGPREVQEQIVERIYHRSERRILPKRRKGYIREAYVGGHKVFLRTGEYEDGALGEIFIDMYKEGASFKGLLNCFAVLASKALQYGMPLEELVDSFTFTRFEPAGMVQGHNVIKNATSILDYVFRSIGYDYLGRKDFVHVKAVDEIPPGGENGANGANGKSAARADAEASAVAGQAKKAAAQSGRVSESVDAQVIQAKVQGYSGEQCENCGSMRVKQNGTCKVCEDCGMTTGCS